The following proteins are encoded in a genomic region of Primulina huaijiensis isolate GDHJ02 chromosome 3, ASM1229523v2, whole genome shotgun sequence:
- the LOC140973809 gene encoding MADS-box protein SOC1-like, whose protein sequence is MVRGKVQMKRIENATSRQVTFSKRRNGILKKAYELSVLCDAEVALIIFSQKGRLYEFSSSSMQNIIERYLEHAKEDRNITTGAEEQQHLKHEAAFISKKIELLENAQRKILGHNLGTSSLEELQEIDSNLEKSLKNIRERKDQLYKEEYEKLQLKEKLLLEENAVLCEKSGLEHRQAQGKHKEIGTGSRSTLSTEVVTDLFIGPPITRNGP, encoded by the exons ATGGTGAGAGGGAAGGTTCAAATGAAACGAATCGAGAACGCGACGAGCCGGCAAGTAACGTTTTCTAAGCGTAGAAATGGGATCTTGAAGAAAGCTTATGAGCTCTCAGTTCTTTGTGATGCAGAAGTGGCTTTGATCATTTTTTCCCAGAAGGGGAGACTCTATGAATTCTCAAGCTCGAG CATGCAAAATATAATAGAGAGATACCTGGAGCATGCTAAAGAAGACAGAAATATTACCACTGGAGCTGAAGAACAACAG CACTTGAAGCATGAAGCAGCCTTCATCTCAAAGAAAATAGAGCTCCTAGAAAATGCCCAAAG AAAGATTTTGGGGCATAATCTGGGAACAAGTTCATTGGAGGAGCTTCAAGAAATTGACAGTAATTTGGAAAAAAGTCTAAAGAACATCAGGGAGAGAAAG GATCAACTGTACAAAGAGGAGTATGAAAAATTACAATTGAAG GAGAAGCTTCTGTTGGAAGAAAATGCAGTATTATGTGAAAAG AGTGGGTTGGAGCATAGGCAGGCACAAGGAAAGCATAAAGAAATTGGGACTGGCAGCCGAAGCACATTAAGCACGGAGGTTGTGACTGACTTGTTTATTGGGCCCCCAATTACACGAAATGGGCCTTGA